The Clostridium aceticum genomic interval TGATTCTGTAGCCTACCACCCACATGATTTCTTCTCCATCACACACAAGAGGTATTTCATTGCGTTTATCTCTATCTATTTTATAATCAATAAAAAAATCCTTTAACTTCTTACTACCTGTCAAACCTAGAGGCCAAAAACGATCCCCCTCCCTGCGATTTCTTACATTTAAACCTTCCTTTACTTTATCATAATCAAAACACTTGATATATTTATCCCTACTAATTCCTTTCATATCCTCTCGCATAACTACTTGTGTAAGAATTTCTCCCTTTATTTCTTCAATACGTAAATGGTCCTTTTCTAATAAGTTGTAGTAAAAATTCGCTTCTTCTTCAGTTTTAGTAGTAAAAATGATTTTATTATAACTAGTCTTTACTAAAATCCCCATAGGCAACAAAATCTTTTTACCCGTTTCATTTTTTTGCATCAAATCAATAATACTTTGGATATGTTTATATTCTAAACTTTCTTTTTTCCCTACTAGGTTTTCTGATGCTAGTCGGAAGATTCTAGATTGTAAAGAAGCATGTAATTTATTTATACCTTCTACAGATAGTTCTAAACATCCTTGCACTTCCCCAAGCATTACTTGCTCATAGGCAGCTCTAGCAGCCTCCTCCATAAATTCATTATCCTTTTTTAAGATCTCCGCAGTTTTTGCTAAGCCTTCTATAATATTAGGATTATAATGTTCTTCTAAATAAGGAATCAACTCCAAACGTATTTTATTACGATGATAGATAGGTTCTAAATTTGTTTCATCTATTCTTGGAGATAGTTGATGCTCTAGACAGTAGGATTCAATTTCCTTACGACTAACATTTAGCAATGGTCGAACAATTTTTCCTCTTTCATGATGAATAGCTGTTAAACCTTGAATACCTGTTCCTCTTAATAACCTCATTAATACTGTTTCTGCTTGATCATTTTGATTGTGGGCAACTGCAATTTTTGTAGCTCCCACCCCTTCTGCAATTTCTTCAAAAAATTCATAGCGCAGCACACGTCCTGCCTCTTCTGCTGATAGTCCCTGCTCCTTCGCGTATTTAGGCACATCCATACTTTTTATAAAACTCAAAATTTTTAACTCTTCACAAAAGTTTTCTACATATTGAGCGTCCATTTGTGCTTCAATGCCTCTAAAGTTGTGGTTTAAGTGAGCAGCATAGATCTGTACTTCAAATTCTTCTCTTAAATGATGTAAAATATGTAACAAAGCTATGGAATCTGGCCCCCCAGAAACAGCTACAATAATTTTGTCCCCTATATCAATGAGATTATATTTTTTTATCGTT includes:
- the tilS gene encoding tRNA lysidine(34) synthetase TilS, with translation MLNKVKKTIKKYNLIDIGDKIIVAVSGGPDSIALLHILHHLREEFEVQIYAAHLNHNFRGIEAQMDAQYVENFCEELKILSFIKSMDVPKYAKEQGLSAEEAGRVLRYEFFEEIAEGVGATKIAVAHNQNDQAETVLMRLLRGTGIQGLTAIHHERGKIVRPLLNVSRKEIESYCLEHQLSPRIDETNLEPIYHRNKIRLELIPYLEEHYNPNIIEGLAKTAEILKKDNEFMEEAARAAYEQVMLGEVQGCLELSVEGINKLHASLQSRIFRLASENLVGKKESLEYKHIQSIIDLMQKNETGKKILLPMGILVKTSYNKIIFTTKTEEEANFYYNLLEKDHLRIEEIKGEILTQVVMREDMKGISRDKYIKCFDYDKVKEGLNVRNRREGDRFWPLGLTGSKKLKDFFIDYKIDRDKRNEIPLVCDGEEIMWVVGYRISEKYKVTEETSSVLMVEYKKVLKE